A DNA window from Chryseobacterium sp. MEBOG06 contains the following coding sequences:
- a CDS encoding tetratricopeptide repeat protein — MNPRILELIKNPKNIQLEDLGLLKEEIHTFPYIQNIRALHLYGVHLYEKENYQKELSVTAAYTTDKKILYQLINGKIKQEEKVEVQPAKPADKAVQQAYKNKSFPIKREDEIPSEQQKEEESVCLLSTSEEILPIYVNGERNRILFEGEENFLEDKNSETIDIESTLESGTLITQKAEPATEPELNEKEETQAEIEENGGEEFTSETIINEDEISSEPEEEKIVEEENISFEETEAILPEVTIEENTSEKSTEPEAVSENEDIRSVEVEQQVQEPDAEVSFHGTEAFLPDVKIETSNEELAETAEVSQPNVNKHEDEMRRLIEEVEKKMKEAKSAPEHEKVETEPVPDHEISFAETQSFHFWSTSEESIPSEEVKTEAEPEEITEIKESVRTDDSKEEIGGKELPEVQSTWKPMSVESNVPDSLINKSAEVSTPPVAASIEETTVVAAEEVKKENQEPEIAEETLSEEILPAADPVSKLANDHAENNEALKESPGTIATKEDEVAVMNVSFFGTDISSLSVQEKENKDKEESVKEETAQEAMMKKTTQPPADSNVPGFINTWQSWLKIDRIEEVEKVKVEIKEKAIETFIENNPRISQLKEESTYVVKEKNDDISHLMTETLAKLYFEQKLYTKAIKAFEILIKKNPEKKDYFKSKIQEVKDFRSKN, encoded by the coding sequence ATGAATCCGAGAATTTTAGAATTAATAAAAAATCCGAAAAATATTCAGTTAGAAGACCTTGGTCTTTTGAAAGAAGAGATTCACACTTTTCCTTATATCCAAAATATCAGGGCACTTCATCTGTATGGGGTGCATCTGTATGAAAAAGAAAATTATCAGAAAGAATTATCTGTTACTGCGGCATATACCACAGATAAAAAAATTCTTTATCAACTGATCAACGGAAAAATAAAACAGGAAGAGAAAGTAGAAGTGCAGCCTGCCAAACCAGCTGATAAAGCAGTACAGCAAGCTTATAAAAATAAAAGCTTCCCGATTAAAAGAGAAGACGAAATTCCTTCGGAGCAACAGAAGGAAGAGGAAAGTGTCTGCTTATTATCCACTTCAGAGGAAATTCTCCCTATCTATGTGAATGGGGAAAGAAACAGAATCCTGTTTGAAGGAGAAGAAAACTTTTTGGAAGACAAAAACTCTGAGACTATAGATATTGAATCTACTTTGGAATCAGGTACTTTAATCACTCAAAAAGCTGAGCCCGCAACAGAACCTGAGCTGAATGAAAAGGAAGAAACACAAGCAGAAATAGAAGAAAATGGCGGTGAAGAATTTACTTCAGAAACCATTATTAACGAAGATGAAATTTCATCAGAACCGGAGGAAGAAAAAATAGTAGAAGAAGAGAATATAAGCTTTGAAGAAACAGAAGCAATATTGCCGGAAGTTACTATTGAAGAAAATACCAGCGAAAAATCTACAGAACCTGAAGCAGTATCTGAAAATGAAGATATCCGTTCTGTAGAAGTAGAACAACAGGTACAGGAACCCGATGCAGAAGTCAGTTTCCATGGTACAGAAGCCTTCCTGCCTGATGTAAAAATAGAGACCAGTAACGAAGAACTTGCGGAGACTGCAGAAGTCTCTCAACCGAATGTCAATAAGCATGAGGATGAAATGCGACGCCTTATCGAAGAGGTTGAGAAAAAGATGAAGGAAGCGAAATCTGCTCCTGAACACGAAAAAGTGGAAACAGAACCTGTGCCTGATCACGAAATCAGTTTTGCAGAAACGCAAAGCTTTCATTTTTGGTCAACCAGTGAAGAATCTATCCCATCAGAGGAAGTAAAAACAGAGGCAGAACCGGAAGAAATTACAGAAATAAAAGAATCTGTAAGAACTGATGATTCTAAAGAAGAGATCGGAGGCAAAGAACTTCCTGAAGTTCAGTCTACATGGAAACCAATGAGTGTTGAATCCAATGTTCCGGATTCTTTAATCAACAAATCAGCTGAAGTTTCAACTCCTCCGGTAGCAGCTTCTATAGAAGAAACTACGGTGGTGGCTGCTGAAGAAGTGAAAAAAGAAAACCAAGAACCGGAAATTGCCGAAGAAACTCTTTCTGAAGAGATTTTACCTGCTGCAGATCCTGTTTCGAAGCTTGCCAATGATCACGCTGAGAATAATGAAGCCCTGAAAGAATCTCCTGGGACCATTGCCACAAAAGAAGATGAGGTAGCTGTAATGAATGTTTCATTCTTTGGAACAGACATTTCAAGCCTCAGCGTCCAGGAAAAAGAAAATAAAGATAAAGAGGAGTCTGTAAAAGAAGAAACAGCACAAGAGGCTATGATGAAAAAGACAACTCAACCTCCGGCAGACAGCAATGTCCCCGGATTTATCAATACATGGCAAAGCTGGCTGAAAATCGACAGAATAGAAGAGGTGGAAAAAGTAAAAGTGGAGATTAAGGAGAAAGCAATTGAGACTTTTATTGAAAATAATCCTAGAATCAGTCAGTTAAAAGAGGAAAGCACCTATGTCGTTAAAGAGAAAAATGATGATATTTCCCACTTGATGACAGAGACTTTGGCCAAACTTTATTTTGAACAGAAACTTTATACGAAAGCAATAAAGGCATTTGAAATATTGATTAAGAAAAACCCTGAAAAGAAAGACTATTTCAAATCAAAAATTCAGGAAGTCAAAGATTTCAGAAGTAAAAACTAA
- a CDS encoding LptE family protein produces the protein MNINIKNISLKQSMVVGVLFALLGVLNSCYSFTGSSLKDEKTVQINEFPNNASLVNPALAQQFSTDIQNRFLQRTTLKGTKENPDILIEGEITDYTITPTTISSGTQTNSAGGVVQQAQNKLTITVKVHYENKLHPELSFDRTYTDEAAFNSNLSQSDIETSQVKIVTERIINKIFNDIVANW, from the coding sequence ATGAATATTAATATCAAAAATATTAGTCTGAAGCAGTCAATGGTAGTTGGAGTGCTTTTTGCGCTGCTGGGAGTTTTAAACTCCTGCTATAGCTTTACAGGATCCTCCCTGAAAGATGAAAAGACTGTTCAGATCAATGAGTTTCCTAATAATGCATCTCTTGTAAACCCGGCACTGGCACAACAGTTTTCTACTGATATTCAGAACAGGTTTCTCCAGAGAACAACGTTGAAGGGAACCAAAGAAAATCCTGATATTCTGATAGAGGGGGAAATTACAGACTATACAATTACCCCAACCACGATAAGTTCCGGTACACAGACCAATTCTGCGGGAGGAGTAGTGCAGCAGGCTCAGAATAAACTTACGATCACAGTAAAAGTGCATTATGAAAATAAACTGCATCCGGAGCTGAGTTTCGACAGAACTTACACTGATGAAGCTGCTTTCAACAGTAACTTATCACAGAGTGATATCGAAACCTCACAGGTGAAAATTGTTACCGAGAGAATTATTAATAAGATATTTAACGACATTGTAGCGAATTGGTAA
- a CDS encoding TatD family hydrolase: MDFFDFHHHKKYISNGIYNLDIEQIPPDFSYSIGIHPNDIDINTIDIQLSWMKSMMFKNCFAIGECGLDSLVPIDQSIQEEVFLRQIMISNEVKKPIIIHCVRKFYEVISFKKKAEQPMIIHGFNKKRQIAEDLLANNFYLSFGKAVLYNLSLQNILKDTPLDKIFLETDNEDFNIEELYLKVSEIRAISLEQLNEQILENLHTIRNG, translated from the coding sequence ATGGATTTTTTTGATTTTCATCATCATAAGAAATATATCAGCAACGGAATTTACAATTTGGATATTGAACAAATTCCGCCTGACTTCTCTTATTCCATAGGGATTCACCCTAATGATATTGATATTAATACTATTGATATACAGCTGAGCTGGATGAAAAGTATGATGTTTAAAAACTGTTTTGCTATCGGGGAATGTGGATTAGATTCTCTTGTTCCTATTGACCAGAGTATTCAGGAAGAAGTTTTTCTAAGACAAATAATGATTTCCAATGAGGTAAAGAAACCTATTATTATTCATTGTGTCAGAAAGTTTTATGAGGTTATTTCTTTTAAGAAGAAGGCTGAACAGCCTATGATCATCCACGGTTTCAATAAGAAAAGACAAATTGCAGAAGACCTTCTGGCCAATAATTTTTATCTGAGTTTTGGGAAAGCTGTTTTGTATAATTTATCTTTGCAGAATATTTTAAAAGACACCCCGTTGGACAAAATCTTTTTAGAAACTGACAATGAGGATTTTAACATCGAAGAATTGTACCTGAAAGTTTCTGAAATAAGGGCGATTTCTTTGGAACAACTCAACGAACAAATTTTAGAAAATTTACACACGATAAGAAATGGATAA
- a CDS encoding DUF4126 domain-containing protein produces the protein MLDNIPYLSYILSAFIGIGLAAATGFRVFLPMFIVSLASYFHWLPMNEHFEWLAGLPALITTGIATVAEILTYYIPFIDHLLDTISIPMATVAGSILFASQFAELGTFPQWALALIAGGGTAATISTGFAGIRAASTATTGGLGNSVVGTTETAGAGIMSVLAIALPFVAAIASIVLLILIIVFGRRALKKIQRRKGTL, from the coding sequence ATGTTAGACAATATTCCCTATTTGTCCTATATACTGAGCGCATTCATCGGTATTGGGCTGGCTGCGGCTACAGGCTTCCGGGTCTTTCTTCCCATGTTCATTGTAAGTCTGGCTTCTTATTTTCACTGGCTTCCCATGAATGAACACTTTGAATGGCTTGCCGGCCTTCCTGCTCTTATCACAACAGGAATCGCAACGGTTGCAGAAATTCTTACCTATTATATTCCTTTTATAGACCATTTACTGGACACTATTTCTATTCCTATGGCTACTGTGGCGGGTTCTATTTTATTTGCCAGTCAGTTTGCTGAATTGGGAACTTTTCCTCAATGGGCATTAGCACTGATTGCAGGCGGAGGAACGGCAGCTACCATAAGTACAGGCTTTGCGGGAATACGGGCAGCTTCTACTGCTACGACTGGTGGATTGGGAAATTCTGTAGTAGGAACTACTGAAACAGCCGGAGCAGGGATTATGTCTGTTCTAGCTATAGCACTTCCTTTTGTTGCAGCCATTGCTTCAATTGTTTTGTTGATTCTCATCATTGTCTTCGGTCGCAGAGCATTGAAAAAAATACAGCGCAGAAAAGGGACGCTCTAG
- a CDS encoding DUF4835 family protein, whose amino-acid sequence MKKIISLFFLFFLYTQSFSQELLATVQVNSQQIGGSNQQAFKALEKSLRDFINNTSWTGKKLQNFEKIKCGFAIVISERDVNKFKGSIVVQAVRPVYNTTYETPLLNLQDQRFAFEYIENENLIFNERQFSGKNLTDVISYYIYLILGYDADSFQSMGGTQWYAKAQQIAQNSQNRNYEGWNTINEPRSRSILINEIVNPNWSQLRSTIYTYHRAGMDNLFNQDQTAGKKVIFDALMQLKMYENTFQQAYFFNLFMDTKSDEIFNIFNSGNNGGLMLNDLKQTMIILSPKNIENKWNKWKI is encoded by the coding sequence ATGAAAAAAATTATAAGTTTATTTTTTCTGTTTTTTCTATATACTCAAAGTTTTTCACAGGAATTGTTAGCAACAGTTCAGGTAAACTCTCAGCAGATAGGAGGAAGTAACCAGCAGGCTTTTAAAGCGTTGGAAAAAAGCCTTAGAGACTTTATTAATAACACCAGCTGGACTGGAAAAAAGCTACAGAATTTTGAAAAGATAAAATGTGGGTTTGCCATTGTTATTTCGGAAAGAGATGTCAACAAATTCAAAGGTTCTATTGTAGTCCAGGCTGTACGTCCCGTTTACAATACCACTTACGAAACCCCTTTACTGAACCTTCAGGATCAGAGATTTGCTTTTGAATATATTGAAAATGAGAATCTTATTTTTAATGAAAGACAATTCTCAGGTAAAAACCTTACAGATGTTATCAGTTATTATATTTATCTTATTTTAGGATATGATGCTGATAGTTTCCAGTCTATGGGAGGAACTCAATGGTATGCAAAAGCCCAGCAGATTGCCCAGAACTCACAGAACAGGAACTATGAAGGATGGAATACCATCAATGAGCCAAGAAGCCGAAGCATACTGATCAATGAAATTGTTAACCCCAACTGGAGCCAGCTGCGCTCAACGATATATACTTACCACAGAGCGGGAATGGATAACTTATTCAATCAGGATCAGACTGCAGGAAAGAAAGTGATCTTTGATGCGCTGATGCAGCTGAAAATGTATGAAAATACTTTCCAGCAGGCTTATTTCTTTAATCTTTTTATGGATACGAAAAGTGATGAGATCTTCAATATTTTCAATTCCGGAAACAATGGAGGGCTTATGCTTAATGATTTAAAACAAACTATGATCATTCTGTCTCCTAAAAATATTGAGAATAAGTGGAATAAATGGAAGATTTAA
- a CDS encoding ThiF family adenylyltransferase: protein MDKYWLERTELLIKEEGLEKLIKANLLVIGLGGVGSFAAEFLARAGVGNMTIVDGDTVDITNINRQLPALHSTVGKHKVDVVAERLLDINPQIKLVKINEFLNPERMEEVLDSAKFDYVLDCIDSVTPKLCLIKAAKRKKIKLISSMGAGGKSDPSKVMVRDISKTQNCFLARQIRKRLKKENINKGFRCVFSNELQNEESLKMTDGANYKRSFYGTVSFIPAIFGLYAAAEVINYLVKKD, encoded by the coding sequence ATGGATAAATACTGGCTGGAAAGAACTGAACTGCTAATAAAAGAAGAGGGATTAGAGAAGCTGATCAAAGCTAATCTGCTGGTGATAGGCTTAGGAGGTGTAGGTTCTTTTGCTGCGGAATTCCTTGCTAGAGCAGGAGTGGGAAATATGACGATTGTGGATGGAGATACGGTAGATATTACCAATATCAACAGACAACTTCCCGCGCTGCACTCTACTGTTGGAAAGCACAAAGTGGATGTGGTAGCTGAAAGGCTTCTTGATATCAACCCACAAATCAAACTGGTGAAGATAAATGAGTTTTTAAATCCTGAAAGAATGGAAGAAGTTTTAGATTCTGCTAAGTTTGATTATGTTCTTGACTGTATTGACAGTGTAACTCCCAAATTATGTCTGATAAAAGCCGCTAAAAGGAAAAAGATAAAACTTATCAGTTCTATGGGAGCGGGTGGTAAAAGCGACCCAAGCAAAGTAATGGTAAGGGATATCAGTAAAACACAAAACTGCTTTCTTGCAAGACAGATAAGAAAAAGATTAAAAAAGGAAAACATCAATAAAGGTTTCAGATGTGTTTTTTCTAATGAGCTTCAAAATGAAGAAAGTCTGAAAATGACGGACGGGGCAAATTATAAAAGATCTTTTTATGGAACAGTAAGCTTCATTCCGGCTATTTTTGGTCTGTATGCTGCTGCTGAAGTAATCAATTATTTAGTAAAAAAAGATTAA
- a CDS encoding TetR/AcrR family transcriptional regulator has product MKKKFTDKQIHILDIAEELIAKKGYEGTSVRDICSKANINVAMISYYFGSKEKMMSYLYQYRVLKTRENFSEFADTIKDGKPEMQMREMIKYIVSQLFKYNYFHGFVTQELRHTENLKDELLDFYQLFVKKLDEVIKKGVASGVFTFTPKPEDILTMIIGSTLFVIRNKNFYELYVPSKNEETYTKEAEKKVRMNLLLSVFAILGYAAD; this is encoded by the coding sequence ATGAAAAAAAAATTTACGGACAAACAGATTCATATACTTGATATCGCGGAAGAGCTGATTGCAAAAAAAGGATATGAAGGTACATCTGTGAGAGACATATGTTCCAAAGCCAATATTAATGTGGCAATGATCTCTTACTATTTTGGTTCCAAAGAAAAAATGATGTCTTATCTCTATCAGTACAGAGTATTGAAAACCAGAGAGAATTTTTCAGAATTTGCAGATACAATCAAAGATGGGAAGCCGGAAATGCAGATGCGTGAAATGATAAAATACATTGTTTCTCAGTTATTTAAGTATAATTATTTCCATGGGTTTGTAACGCAGGAGCTTCGTCATACAGAAAACCTGAAAGATGAATTGCTTGATTTTTACCAGCTATTTGTAAAAAAACTGGATGAAGTTATTAAAAAAGGAGTGGCTTCCGGAGTTTTTACCTTCACTCCAAAACCCGAAGATATTCTTACCATGATCATCGGATCCACCCTATTTGTGATCAGAAATAAAAACTTTTATGAGCTCTATGTCCCTAGCAAAAATGAAGAAACCTATACAAAAGAAGCCGAAAAAAAAGTGAGGATGAACCTTTTATTGAGTGTTTTTGCAATTTTGGGATACGCTGCAGACTAA
- the coaBC gene encoding bifunctional phosphopantothenoylcysteine decarboxylase/phosphopantothenate--cysteine ligase CoaBC encodes MSISGKKILIAVSGGIAAYKTHFLIRDFVKKGADVQVIMTPDAEQFVTKLSLSTLSKKPVYSDFYGDNGTWNSHVELALWADIMMIAPCTANTLSKMVHGMCDNLVIATYMSAKCPVFIAPAMDLDMYIHPSTKKNLKLAEDFGHIIIPAESGELASGLIGQGRMAEPETIYTAVENYFTGNIPAKSLEGKTVLITAGPTYEAIDPVRFIGNHSSGKMGFSLAEEASKRGAKVILISGPSAQVLKDSNVELYKVTSAREMLAKVFEFYDKIDIGIASAAVADYAPKEVAKEKIKKNDDNLTIELVKNPDILKIMGEKKTHQFLVGFALETQNEEENAKGKLEKKNLDMIVLNSLRDEGAGFKNDTNKIKIFTKTEKKEFNLKSKGDVARDILNFVESQLLK; translated from the coding sequence ATGAGTATTTCCGGTAAAAAGATACTGATCGCCGTTTCTGGAGGAATTGCAGCTTACAAAACTCACTTTCTGATAAGAGATTTTGTAAAAAAAGGAGCCGATGTACAGGTTATTATGACCCCTGATGCTGAACAATTCGTAACGAAACTAAGCCTGTCTACCTTATCCAAGAAACCTGTATATTCAGACTTTTATGGAGATAACGGAACATGGAACAGCCATGTGGAGCTGGCTTTATGGGCAGATATCATGATGATAGCTCCCTGTACTGCTAATACCTTATCTAAAATGGTTCATGGGATGTGTGATAATTTGGTGATTGCCACTTATATGTCTGCGAAATGTCCCGTATTCATTGCACCTGCAATGGACTTAGATATGTATATACATCCGTCTACAAAAAAAAACCTTAAACTTGCAGAAGACTTTGGGCACATTATAATTCCTGCAGAAAGCGGTGAGCTGGCAAGCGGACTGATCGGACAGGGAAGGATGGCAGAACCGGAAACAATTTATACTGCTGTTGAAAACTATTTTACAGGAAATATCCCTGCAAAAAGTCTTGAAGGGAAAACTGTTCTAATTACGGCTGGGCCTACCTATGAAGCCATAGACCCTGTAAGGTTCATCGGAAATCATTCTTCCGGGAAAATGGGGTTTTCTCTTGCGGAGGAAGCTTCAAAAAGAGGGGCAAAGGTTATCCTTATTTCTGGGCCCAGCGCTCAGGTCCTTAAAGATTCGAACGTAGAACTTTATAAAGTAACTTCTGCCAGGGAAATGCTGGCAAAAGTATTCGAGTTTTACGACAAGATAGATATTGGAATTGCAAGTGCCGCAGTAGCAGACTATGCACCAAAGGAGGTGGCGAAGGAAAAGATTAAGAAAAATGATGATAACCTGACTATCGAGTTGGTGAAGAATCCTGATATTCTTAAAATAATGGGAGAAAAGAAGACCCACCAGTTTCTGGTAGGATTTGCGCTGGAAACCCAAAATGAAGAAGAAAATGCAAAAGGAAAACTGGAAAAGAAAAATCTGGATATGATTGTTTTGAACTCCTTGAGGGATGAAGGAGCCGGGTTTAAAAACGATACCAATAAAATCAAAATATTTACCAAAACGGAAAAGAAAGAATTTAACCTGAAGTCTAAAGGAGATGTGGCCAGAGATATTCTCAATTTTGTTGAATCTCAACTTTTAAAATAA
- a CDS encoding DNA repair protein RecN, translating to MLSRIYIKNFALIDTLEVSLKNGLQVITGETGAGKSIILGALRLILGERADVKSIAKTEEKSVVETEFNLNNQFKKFFIENDLDYELQTIIRREILPSGKSRAFINDVPVTLDILKELSSKLIDIHSQFETSNLFTSEYQFKIIDGLSENKRIIEEYQHEFSDFQSLKMLLKKLKTQLSEANKESDYKEFLLNELEELKLDDVDYEDIQNQLSIQENAGMISENVGQILSRFHQEEIGILSFFNEAKSRLSKISEVSTSFAELDERFETSFVELKDIISELENEAERVEINPENLLYLTDLNNKINALFLKHSVSDLNELIEIRSQLAGDQKGASELELQIAETEENITRKEKTLQSLAGRLSKNRHKNVSVFVKKAEGLLKKLGLEKAKVDIQLEDAQEFNAFGKESIQLLFQANSGFPLKPIQTAISGGERSRVMLAVKKIIAESDELPTLILDEIDTGVSGKVAEEIGNLMREMSEDMQLIVISHLAQVAAKGNDNYKVVKQDVSGKTQSTIIPLSDAEKLNEIAQLLSGSKITEAALAQAKELIG from the coding sequence ATGCTTTCGAGAATTTACATTAAAAACTTTGCCCTGATTGATACTCTCGAAGTATCATTGAAAAATGGTTTGCAGGTAATAACCGGTGAAACAGGTGCAGGGAAATCTATTATTTTAGGAGCACTTCGACTTATTTTGGGAGAAAGAGCCGATGTAAAATCCATTGCCAAAACTGAAGAAAAAAGTGTGGTAGAAACCGAGTTTAATCTCAATAATCAGTTCAAGAAGTTTTTCATTGAAAATGATCTGGATTACGAACTTCAGACCATTATAAGACGAGAAATACTTCCTTCAGGAAAATCAAGGGCATTCATCAATGATGTGCCGGTAACATTAGATATTCTCAAAGAACTTTCTTCTAAGCTTATTGATATTCACTCACAGTTTGAAACCTCCAATCTTTTTACCTCAGAATACCAGTTTAAAATTATTGACGGACTTTCTGAGAACAAAAGGATCATTGAAGAATATCAGCATGAATTTTCCGACTTTCAGAGCCTGAAAATGCTGTTGAAGAAATTGAAAACTCAGCTTTCAGAGGCCAATAAAGAAAGCGATTATAAAGAATTTCTGCTGAACGAATTGGAAGAGCTGAAGCTGGATGATGTAGACTACGAAGATATTCAGAATCAACTTTCAATTCAGGAAAATGCAGGAATGATTTCCGAAAATGTGGGTCAGATTTTGTCTCGTTTTCATCAGGAAGAGATCGGTATTCTCTCCTTCTTTAATGAAGCTAAAAGCAGACTTTCAAAAATCTCCGAAGTTTCTACCAGTTTTGCAGAACTAGATGAAAGATTTGAAACCTCTTTTGTAGAATTAAAAGATATCATTTCTGAACTTGAAAACGAAGCTGAAAGAGTAGAAATCAATCCGGAAAATCTATTATATCTTACAGATCTTAATAATAAAATCAATGCTTTATTTCTTAAGCATAGCGTTTCAGACCTCAATGAGCTGATAGAGATCAGAAGCCAGCTGGCCGGAGATCAGAAAGGAGCTTCAGAGCTGGAACTACAGATCGCTGAAACTGAAGAAAATATTACCAGGAAAGAAAAAACACTTCAGAGTTTAGCTGGCAGACTTTCGAAAAACCGTCATAAAAATGTTTCTGTTTTCGTAAAAAAAGCAGAAGGGCTTCTTAAAAAATTAGGTCTTGAAAAAGCGAAAGTTGATATCCAGCTGGAAGATGCACAGGAATTCAATGCATTTGGGAAAGAAAGCATCCAGTTGCTTTTTCAGGCGAATTCAGGTTTCCCGTTAAAACCCATACAGACTGCGATCTCCGGTGGTGAAAGATCCAGAGTAATGCTGGCTGTAAAGAAGATTATTGCAGAAAGTGATGAGCTTCCGACCCTTATTTTGGACGAAATTGATACAGGTGTCTCAGGTAAAGTTGCAGAAGAAATCGGAAATCTGATGAGGGAAATGTCTGAGGATATGCAGCTCATTGTTATTTCCCATCTCGCGCAGGTGGCGGCTAAAGGAAATGATAACTATAAAG
- the rnpA gene encoding ribonuclease P protein component has product MQNFQYSRAEKLKKNTEISLLFDKGKWKTCGNLRIIILKDKPTLPIEATRFGVSVSKRYFKRAVHRNRIKRLLRECYRLNKELFRQSFGEKTMAMLFWVSPVMPQKYQEVEAQFIKLCEAQKKQA; this is encoded by the coding sequence ATGCAGAATTTCCAATACTCCAGAGCGGAAAAGCTTAAAAAAAACACTGAGATCAGTTTACTTTTTGACAAAGGTAAATGGAAGACATGTGGAAATCTCAGAATCATCATTCTGAAAGATAAGCCCACCCTTCCTATAGAAGCTACCCGATTTGGAGTTTCGGTTTCTAAGAGATATTTCAAGAGAGCGGTACACAGAAACCGTATAAAGAGATTACTGAGAGAATGCTACCGCCTTAACAAGGAACTCTTCCGGCAGTCCTTTGGAGAAAAGACGATGGCAATGTTATTCTGGGTCTCTCCTGTAATGCCTCAAAAGTATCAGGAGGTAGAGGCACAGTTTATAAAGCTTTGTGAGGCGCAGAAAAAACAGGCTTAG
- a CDS encoding outer membrane protein assembly factor BamD produces MKKYILGLFAVAVISSCVSQQEKAMRSADKEFILKAANENFAKKKWKNALALYDRLANLVAGTDDFPNVGFNTAYANYYDKSYKLAGHQFKNFAVSFPKDPRAEEAAYMSALCYYEGSMDYNLDQSSTELAINELQDFLTNYPNSERSKNITQLIDELSYKLEFKAYENGRQYFKMAEYKAAGVALENVLEDFPSTKLRSKIYDYIMKSRYELAAKSIYSLKEERIESALTYTKMVEKELPNTEYSKTATDLREKLEKEKQHFAIVKKETEAKIATLTARQKKEADKLADKNKTEQQIKDQISNEKQAKQIQRDSAALQTPPPAATFKIQR; encoded by the coding sequence ATGAAAAAATATATTTTAGGTCTTTTTGCTGTAGCGGTAATTTCATCTTGCGTAAGCCAGCAGGAAAAAGCAATGAGAAGTGCTGACAAAGAGTTTATCTTAAAAGCAGCTAATGAAAATTTCGCTAAGAAAAAGTGGAAAAACGCATTGGCTCTTTATGACAGACTTGCAAATCTGGTAGCAGGAACAGATGATTTTCCTAACGTAGGTTTTAATACTGCCTATGCCAATTATTATGATAAAAGTTACAAGTTGGCAGGTCACCAGTTTAAAAATTTTGCAGTTAGTTTTCCAAAAGATCCAAGAGCAGAAGAGGCTGCTTATATGTCTGCCCTTTGTTATTATGAAGGATCTATGGATTACAACTTGGACCAGTCCAGCACAGAGTTGGCTATCAATGAGCTTCAGGACTTCCTGACTAACTATCCTAATTCTGAAAGATCAAAAAATATTACCCAGCTTATTGATGAGCTTTCTTATAAATTAGAGTTTAAAGCTTATGAGAACGGACGTCAGTACTTTAAAATGGCTGAATATAAAGCGGCTGGAGTTGCTTTAGAAAATGTATTGGAAGACTTTCCAAGTACAAAACTTCGTTCTAAAATTTATGATTATATCATGAAATCGCGTTATGAATTGGCAGCAAAATCAATTTATAGCCTTAAAGAAGAGCGTATTGAAAGTGCACTTACCTATACAAAAATGGTAGAAAAGGAACTTCCTAATACAGAATATTCAAAAACGGCAACAGACCTTAGAGAAAAACTGGAGAAGGAAAAACAACACTTCGCTATCGTTAAGAAAGAAACAGAAGCAAAAATCGCAACTTTAACTGCAAGACAGAAAAAAGAGGCTGATAAGCTGGCAGATAAAAATAAAACTGAGCAGCAAATCAAAGATCAGATCAGTAATGAAAAGCAGGCAAAGCAGATCCAGAGGGATAGTGCAGCACTTCAGACCCCTCCTCCTGCAGCGACTTTCAAAATTCAAAGATAA
- a CDS encoding DNA-directed RNA polymerase subunit omega → MSVKDTKAEVNTITYDKDKIEDKVGSIYEAIVIMGKRAEQINAEIRTELHNKLDEFAVHNSTLEEVFENREQIEISKHYEKLPKPTSIAIEEWLNEDIYFRKTEDRK, encoded by the coding sequence ATGAGTGTAAAAGATACAAAAGCAGAAGTAAATACTATTACTTACGATAAAGATAAGATTGAAGATAAAGTGGGTTCAATCTATGAAGCTATTGTTATCATGGGAAAGAGAGCAGAGCAGATCAATGCGGAGATCCGTACGGAACTTCATAACAAATTGGATGAATTTGCCGTTCACAATTCTACATTAGAAGAAGTTTTCGAAAACAGAGAGCAGATAGAGATCTCTAAGCATTACGAAAAGCTTCCAAAGCCAACTTCAATTGCTATTGAAGAATGGTTAAATGAAGATATCTATTTCAGAAAAACAGAAGACAGAAAATAA